A region from the Lolium perenne isolate Kyuss_39 chromosome 4, Kyuss_2.0, whole genome shotgun sequence genome encodes:
- the LOC127297048 gene encoding alcohol dehydrogenase-like 2: protein MADQGHTPIHCKAAVCRANGAPLVVEEIVVDPPKAYEIRVKIICTSLCHTDLTFWRVKEDFVIPPLFPRILGHEAYGVVESVGEHVEEFAVGDTVVPTFLGQCDTCSSCASAGNNMCSSVPFAVGPGMRRDGTTRFRDAQGEPLHDFLAVSSFSQYTVVDVNQVVKVHPDVPPKLACLLSCGAGTGVGAAWRLAKVEPGSSVVIFGLGAVGLAVAQGAKMCGATKIVGVDLNPAKQELGKMFGVTDFVNPSELGESSVIEVITKMTDGGADYCFECIGVAAVMIDAFRSAKQGKGKTVILGIEKDGKPICLPSIEFLFGKCVMGSLFGGIKPKTDIPILAEKCMNKELELEKLITHEVALHDINTAFDLLVQGKSLRCIIWMDKLVV, encoded by the exons ATGGCGGATCAGGGCCACACCCCTATCCATTGCAAAG CGGCGGTGTGCAGAGCCAACGGCGCGCCGCTCGTCGTCGAGGAGATCGTCGTGGATCCACCCAAGGCCTACGAGATCCGCGTCAAGATCATCTGCACCTCGCTCTGCCACACCGACCTCACGTTCTGGCGCGTCAAG GAAGATTTTGTGATACCACCACTGTTTCCAAGGATCCTAGGCCACGAGGCCTACGG GGTGGTGGAGAGCGTCGGGGAACACGTCGAGGAGTTCGCGGTGGGCGACACGGTGGTGCCGACGTTCCTGGGGCAGTGCGACACCTGCTCCAGCTGCGCGTCGGCGGGGAACAATATGTGCTCCTCGGTGCCGTTCGCCGTCGGCCCGGGGATGCGGCGCGACGGCACCACCAGGTTCAGGGACGCCCAGGGCGAACCGCTGCACGACTTCCTCGCCGTCTCCAGCTTCAGCCAGTACACCGTCGTCGACGTCAACCAGGTCGTCAAGGTCCACCCGGACGTACCGCCCAAGCTCGCCTGCCTCCTCAGCTGCGGCGCCGGCACCG GTGTAGGAGCTGCATGGAGGTTGGCCAAGGTGGAACCTGGATCTTCGGTGGTTATCTTCGGGCTGGGAGCCGTCGGGTTGGCG GTGGCACAAGGTGCGAAGATGTGCGGAGCAACGAAGATCGTCGGTGTTGATCTGAACCCTGCGAAACAGGAACTTG GGAAAATGTTCGGCGTGACAGATTTTGTCAACCCGTCAGAACTCGGCGAGAGTTCAGTCATCGAG GTGATCACTAAGATGACGGATGGTGGCGCCGACTACTGCTTCGAGTGCATCGGTGTCGCGGCGGTGATGATCGATGCCTTCAGAAGCGCTAAACAG GGTAAGGGCAAGACGGTCATCCTGGGGATTGAGAAGGATGGCAAGCCGATCTGCCTGCCGTCCATAGAGTTTCTATTCGGCAAGTGCGTCATGGGATCGCTCTTCGGGGGTATCAAACCCAAGACTGACATCCCAATCCTGGCCGAGAAATGCATGAACAAG GAGCTGGAGCTGGAGAAGCTGATCACGCACGAAGTAGCCCTGCATGACATTAATACGGCCTTCGACCTGCTCGTGCAGGGAAAGAGCCTGAGATGCATCATCTGGATGGACAAGCTAGTGGTGTGA